In the Planktothrix serta PCC 8927 genome, one interval contains:
- a CDS encoding universal stress protein, producing MLNTILVAVDDSPTAKFVIEALGQLQLQPTTNVIFSHVVPTVESDFDLVADRPHPGTDEFSYRHLEKQLRVYQDQLDCETEIEIVAGDPAEEIIRLANIYQADLIIIGNRGLTGVKRILQGSVSSQVVSEANCSVLVVKEI from the coding sequence GTGCTGAATACGATTTTAGTTGCTGTGGATGATTCACCGACTGCGAAGTTTGTGATTGAGGCACTGGGTCAACTGCAATTGCAACCGACAACAAACGTGATTTTCTCTCATGTTGTTCCGACAGTGGAATCGGATTTTGATCTGGTGGCGGATCGACCTCATCCGGGTACTGATGAATTTTCTTACCGTCATCTGGAAAAGCAATTGCGAGTTTACCAGGATCAATTGGATTGTGAAACTGAAATTGAGATTGTAGCAGGTGATCCGGCGGAGGAAATTATTCGTTTAGCTAATATTTATCAGGCGGATTTAATTATTATTGGCAATCGGGGACTAACGGGAGTGAAGCGAATTTTACAAGGGTCAGTAAGTTCTCAGGTGGTTTCAGAGGCAAATTGTTCAGTTTTGGTGGTTAAAGAAA